A stretch of the Kwoniella shandongensis chromosome 13, complete sequence genome encodes the following:
- a CDS encoding NAD+ synthetase, translating into MHLVTVATQLDQWSLDFEGNCERILRSIAIAKSRGAKLRVGPELEIPGYGCLDHFLEGDTILHSWEVLATILQSEEAKGIICDVGMPIEHKNNNYNCRVIIHDGKIAMIRPKMWMANDGNYRELRHFTPWHKHRQLEQHSLPGMIRRITGQSHVPFGDGVVSTEDTVIGVELCEELFTPASPHILMGLDGVEIFTNSSASHHELRKLNRRIDLIKEATMKLGGIYLYANQQGCDGDRLYYDGACLIAMNGQILARGSQFSLSDVEVVTATVDLGAVRAHRTTSSRRMQSAQAEAYQRTYIDTRLDGGQGIRVGDEETKGSSEVTYHTPEEEIALGPACWLWDYLRRSRTQGYFLPLSGGIDSCATATIIHSMCRLVADAASKGDKQVIADARRITGEPEDSTYLPTNPREFASRIFHTCYMGTEHSSPETRKRAKDLAEAIGAYHTDLNMDTAVSAVKGIFSLVTGKKPQFAVHGGTSAENLALQNIQARLRMVVAYMFAQLLPWTRGKVGSLLVLGSANVDESLRGYYTKYDCSSADVNPIGGISKTDLKKFIGWAETKFDLPILGSFLDAIPTAELIPLGADNVAQSDEVEMGMTYDELSVFGRLRKVEKCGPYSMFGKLVQEWGSFLSPTEIATKVKHFFFTYAINRHKMTTITPSVHMESYGPDDNRFDLRPFLYPSRFSHQFKKIDALAENLPDRTTQPGADKTKLD; encoded by the exons ATGCACCTCGTCACTGTAGCAAC TCAACTCGATCAGTGGTCTCTCGATTTTGAG GGAAACTGCGAACGTATCTTACGTTCTATAGCGATCGCGAAATCGCGAGGAGCCAAACTTCGTGTCGGACCCGAGCTTGAAATCCCAGGATATGGATGTTTGGATCATTTCTTAGAGG GTGATACGATCCTTCATTCGTGGGAAGTGTTAGCTACCATCCTGCAAAGTGAGGAAGCAAAGGGGATCATTTGCGATGTTGGCAT GCCAATCGAgcacaagaacaacaactACAACTGTCGAGTGATCATTCACGATGGAAAGATTGCAATGATCAGACCAAAGATGTGGATGGCCAACGATGGTAATTAC CGCGAGTTGAGACATTTCACACCTTGGCACAAGCACAGACAGCTCGAACAACACTCTCTTCCCGGCATGATCCGCCGAATCACCGGTCAA AGTCACGTTCCTTTCGGTGACGGTGTCGTCTCAACTGAAGATACTGTGATCGGTGTTGAGCTTTGTGAAGAGTTGTTCACCCCAGCTTC TCCCCATATCCTCATGGGTCTAGACGGTGTGGAAATCTTCACAAACTCCTCGGCTAGTCATCACGAGCTGCGAAAGCTGAACCGCCGTATCGACCTCATCAAGGAAGCGACCATGAAG CTCGGTGGTATTTATCTTTATGCTAACCAGCAAggatgtgatggtgatcgGTTGTACTACGACGGAGCATGTCTCATCGCCATGAACGGTCAAATCCTTGCGAGGGGTTCTCAGTTCTCTCTTTCGGATGTCGAAGTTGTCACCGCTACAGTCGACTTGGGAGCTGTCCGAGCTCACAGGACGACAAGTAGTAGAAGAATGCAAAGTGCTCAAGCGGAAGCGTACCAGCGAACTTATATCGATACTCGGTTGGACGGTGGGCAGGGTATCAGAGTAGGCGATGAGGAGACCAAAGGATCCTCAGAAGTTACATACCATACtccagaagaggagatcgc GCTCGGTCCCGCTTGTTGGCTTTGGGACTACCTCCGACGATCCAGAACCCAGGGTTACTTCCTCCCCCTTAGTGGTGGTATCGACAGTTGTGCAACTGCCACTATCATTCATTCCATGTGTCGACTCGTTGCAGACGCCGCTTCCAAAGGAGATAAGCAGGTTATTGCCGACGCACGACGGATTACAGGAGAGCCTGAAGACTCCACTTATCTCCCGACTAACCCGAGGGAGTTTGCCAGCAGGATCTTCCACACATGTTATATGGGAACGGAACATTCTAGTCCGGAGACTaggaagagggcgaaagACCTCGCAGAGGCTATCGGCGC TTATCACACCGATCTGAACATGGACACTGCCGTTTCAGCCGTCAAAGGCATTTTCAGCCTCGTCACTGGCAAGAAGCCTCAGTTCGCAGTGCACGGCGGAACATCTGCCGAAAATCTGGCTTTGCAAAACATCCAG GCTCGACTCCGTATGGTCGTTGCGTACATGTTTGCTCAACTCCTACCTtggacaaggggaaaggttGGAAGCTTGTTGGTCCTGGGAAGTGCCAATGTTGATGAGAGCTTGAGAGGTTACTATACCAAATACGA CTGCTCAAGTGCCGACGTGAACCCTATCGGTGGTATCAGTAAGACCGACTTGAAGAAGTTTATCGGCTGGGCAGAAACCAAATTCGACTTGCCAATCTTGggcag CTTCCTCGACGCCATCCCGACTGCTGAGCTTATCCCTCTGGGAGCTGATAACGTCGCTCAATCTGACGAAGTCGAGATGGGCATGACCTACGATGAGCTATCTGTCTTTGGACGATTGAGAAAAGTGGAAAAGTGTGGACCTTATAGCATGTTTGGGAAGCTTGTGCAAGAATGGGGTAGCTTCTTGTCCCccacagag ATTGCAACGAAGGTCAagcacttcttcttcacctatGCGATCAACCGACACAAGAT GACAACAATCACGCCTTCGGTTCATATG GAATCCTACGGTCCAGATGACAATA GATTCGACCTCCGACCTTTCCTCTACCCTTCTCGATTCAGCCATCAATTCAAGAAGATTGATGCGCTAGCTGAGAACCTGCCAGATCGTACTACTCAACCCGGAGCTGACAAGACCAAGCTGGATTAG
- a CDS encoding prefoldin, alpha subunit, translating to MAEQQVNITDLEPAQLQEVKKQLDQELEHLTNSYSQLKQAQTKFRSCVENVSSLSPASKGKEVLIPFTSSLYVPGKLTDVENVVVDVGTGYYVKKNKAEATEHYTSKTNFVQGNLETLQKTIERKQENVQSVMQVLQMKMQQQQQAGAVQA from the exons ATGGCAGAACAACAAGTTAACATCACGGACCTCGAGCCTGCTCAGCTCCAAGAGGTGAAAAAGCAACTTGACCAA GAACTGGAACATCTTACCAACTCTTATTCTCAATTGAAACAAGCTCAGACCAAATTCCGATCTTGTGTCGAGAATGTCTCGTCCCTCTCTCCTGCTTCCAAAG GCAAGGAAGTGTTGATCCCCTTTACGAGCTCTTTATATGTCCCTGGCAAATTGACAGATGTGGAGaatgtggtggtggacgtTGGGACTGGATACTacgtgaagaag AACAAGGCCGAAGCTACGGAACATTACACATCCAAAACCAACTTTGTCCAAGGTAACCTCGAAACTCTCCAAAAGACAATCGAGCGAAAACAGGAGAACGTGCAGAGCGTCATGCAAGTCTTGCAAATGAagatgcaacaacaacagcaggcTGGTGCGGTGCAAGCGTGA